Proteins found in one Pseudomonas mosselii genomic segment:
- a CDS encoding OFA family MFS transporter has protein sequence MNSSITSGTVASAPGFLSKERIIARPGFNRWLVPPAALAIHLCIGMAYGFSVFWLPLSQALGVSAPVACAADMGFVARLFSAECDWPISMLSWIYTLFFVFLGCSAAVLGGWLEHAGPRKAGLVSALCWCGGLLISAIGVKTHQLWLMWLGSGVIGGIGLGLGYISPVSTLIKWFPDKRGMATGMAIMGFGGGAMVGAPLATALMGHFSSPTEVGVWQSFVAMAAIYFVFMTAGALAYRVPPTGWKPEGWTPPAKKANAMVTDRHVHVSVAWKTPQFALVWLVLCLNVSAGIGILGMASPLLQEVFAGKLLGNELTFSELNAAQLAQIAAIAAGFTGLLSLFNIGGRFFWASFSDYIGRKNTYFAFFALGVGLYSLVPNMGHIGNVALFVAAFCIILSMYGGGFATVPAYLADLFGTQMVGAIHGRLLTAWAAAGVLGPVLITYLREAQLAAGVERAAAYDMTLYILAGLLVLGFICNMLVRPVADKYFMTDAELAAERALSHDKGVDSARSLEWHAAPGSLPLVLLAWAVVVIPLAWGVWITLQKTAVLFH, from the coding sequence CACCTGTGCATCGGCATGGCCTATGGCTTTTCGGTGTTCTGGCTGCCGCTGTCCCAGGCCTTGGGTGTCAGCGCACCAGTGGCCTGCGCCGCCGACATGGGCTTTGTCGCCCGACTGTTCAGCGCCGAGTGCGACTGGCCAATCTCCATGCTCAGCTGGATCTACACCCTGTTCTTCGTATTCCTCGGCTGCTCGGCCGCGGTGCTCGGCGGCTGGCTGGAGCACGCCGGCCCGCGCAAGGCCGGCCTGGTATCGGCGCTATGCTGGTGCGGTGGCCTGCTGATCTCGGCGATCGGCGTGAAGACCCACCAGTTGTGGCTGATGTGGCTGGGCTCGGGGGTGATCGGTGGGATCGGCCTGGGTCTGGGCTACATCTCGCCGGTGTCGACGCTGATCAAGTGGTTCCCGGACAAGCGCGGCATGGCCACCGGCATGGCGATCATGGGCTTTGGCGGGGGTGCCATGGTGGGCGCGCCGCTGGCCACCGCACTGATGGGCCATTTCTCCAGCCCGACCGAAGTGGGCGTATGGCAGAGTTTCGTGGCCATGGCCGCGATCTACTTCGTGTTCATGACCGCCGGCGCCCTGGCCTACCGCGTGCCGCCGACCGGCTGGAAGCCTGAAGGCTGGACGCCGCCGGCGAAGAAGGCCAACGCCATGGTCACCGATCGTCACGTGCACGTCAGCGTGGCCTGGAAGACCCCGCAGTTCGCCCTGGTGTGGCTGGTGCTGTGCCTGAACGTGTCGGCCGGTATCGGCATCCTGGGCATGGCCTCTCCGCTGTTGCAGGAAGTGTTTGCCGGCAAGCTGCTGGGCAACGAACTGACGTTCAGCGAACTGAACGCCGCGCAGCTGGCGCAGATCGCCGCCATTGCCGCCGGCTTCACCGGGCTGTTGAGCCTGTTCAACATCGGCGGGCGCTTCTTCTGGGCGTCGTTCTCCGACTACATCGGCCGCAAGAATACCTACTTTGCCTTCTTCGCCCTGGGCGTGGGCCTCTACAGCCTGGTGCCAAACATGGGGCACATCGGCAACGTGGCGCTGTTCGTGGCGGCGTTCTGCATCATCCTGTCGATGTACGGCGGCGGTTTCGCCACCGTCCCGGCGTACTTGGCCGACCTGTTCGGCACACAGATGGTCGGCGCCATCCATGGTCGCCTGCTGACGGCCTGGGCGGCGGCAGGCGTGCTCGGCCCAGTGCTGATCACCTACCTGCGCGAAGCGCAGCTGGCTGCGGGCGTGGAGCGCGCGGCGGCTTACGACATGACCTTGTACATTCTCGCCGGCCTGCTGGTGCTGGGCTTCATCTGCAACATGTTGGTGCGGCCGGTAGCGGACAAGTACTTCATGACCGATGCCGAACTGGCTGCCGAGCGAGCGCTGAGCCATGACAAGGGTGTCGATTCGGCACGCTCGCTGGAGTGGCATGCGGCGCCGGGCAGCCTGCCGTTGGTGCTGCTGGCCTGGGCCGTGGTGGTGATTCCGCTGGCCTGGGGGGTGTGGATCACCTTGCAGAAGACGGCGGTGCTGTTTCACTGA
- a CDS encoding L-serine ammonia-lyase has translation MAISVFDLFKIGVGPSSSHTVGPMRAGALFVQGLRERGELERVRRVEVRLYGSLSATGVGHGTDNATIMGLMGEWPDAIDPSQITPRIADLRETNVLKLDNHLPIEFVWARDMLLLDENLPYHPNAMTLIAEGEAGELHRDTYYSVGGGFVVDAAQAASGVLDADQTVLPYDFDSAAELLRLCKQNDLRVSQLMLENEKVWRSEAEIRAGLLKLWQAMQECVNNGLKHEGILPGGLNVRRRAARLHRSLQELGKPNVIGSTMSAMEWVNLFALAVNEENAAGGRMVTAPTNGAAGIIPAVLHYYMRFSDAVDESNVVDFFLGAAAVGILCKKNASISGAEVGCQGEVGSACAMAAAGLADVLGATPAQLENAAEIALEHNLGLTCDPVGGLVQVPCIERNAIAAVKAINAVQMALRGDGDHFISLDQVIRTMRDTGADMHDKYKETSRGGLAVSVIEC, from the coding sequence ATGGCCATCAGCGTGTTCGACCTGTTCAAGATCGGTGTCGGGCCTTCCAGCTCACACACCGTCGGCCCCATGCGCGCCGGCGCGCTGTTCGTCCAGGGGCTGCGCGAGCGCGGTGAGCTGGAGCGGGTGCGGCGCGTCGAAGTGAGGCTGTATGGCTCGCTGTCGGCCACCGGTGTCGGTCACGGCACCGACAACGCCACGATCATGGGCCTGATGGGCGAATGGCCCGACGCCATCGACCCCAGCCAGATCACCCCGCGCATCGCCGACCTGCGCGAAACCAACGTGCTCAAGCTCGACAACCACCTGCCCATCGAGTTCGTCTGGGCCCGCGACATGCTGCTGCTGGACGAGAACCTACCGTACCATCCCAATGCCATGACCCTGATCGCCGAAGGTGAGGCGGGCGAGCTGCACCGCGACACCTATTACTCGGTGGGCGGCGGTTTCGTGGTCGATGCCGCCCAGGCCGCCAGCGGCGTGCTGGACGCCGACCAGACCGTGCTGCCCTACGACTTCGACAGCGCCGCCGAACTGCTGCGCCTGTGCAAGCAAAACGACCTGCGCGTGTCGCAATTGATGCTGGAGAACGAAAAGGTCTGGCGCAGCGAAGCGGAGATCCGCGCCGGCCTGCTCAAGCTCTGGCAAGCCATGCAGGAGTGCGTGAACAACGGCCTCAAGCATGAAGGCATCCTCCCGGGAGGGCTCAATGTGCGCCGCCGCGCCGCCCGCCTGCACCGCAGCCTGCAGGAGCTGGGCAAGCCTAACGTGATCGGCTCGACCATGAGCGCCATGGAGTGGGTCAACCTGTTTGCCCTGGCGGTCAACGAAGAGAACGCCGCTGGCGGGCGCATGGTCACCGCGCCCACCAACGGTGCGGCGGGCATCATCCCGGCGGTGTTGCACTACTACATGCGGTTCTCCGATGCGGTGGATGAGTCCAATGTGGTGGACTTCTTCCTCGGCGCGGCGGCAGTGGGCATCCTGTGCAAGAAGAACGCCTCGATCTCCGGCGCCGAGGTTGGTTGCCAGGGCGAGGTCGGTTCGGCTTGTGCCATGGCTGCCGCAGGCTTGGCCGACGTGCTTGGCGCCACCCCGGCGCAGTTGGAGAACGCCGCCGAGATCGCCCTTGAACACAACCTTGGCCTGACCTGCGACCCGGTCGGTGGCCTGGTGCAGGTGCCCTGCATCGAGCGCAACGCCATCGCTGCGGTGAAGGCGATCAATGCCGTGCAGATGGCCTTACGCGGTGATGGCGATCATTTCATCTCCTTGGACCAGGTGATCCGCACCATGCGCGACACCGGCGCCGACATGCATGACAAGTACAAGGAAACCTCCCGTGGGGGCCTGGCGGTCAGCGTCATCGAATGCTGA
- a CDS encoding choline ABC transporter substrate-binding protein has protein sequence MKASPKLLLVALLSAPLLAQAAEPEQCQTVRFSDVGWTDITVTTATTSVVLEALGYKTHTTMISVPVTYKSLATGKDLDVFLGNWMPTMENDIKQYRDAGTVETVRANLENAKYTLAVPQALYDKGLKDFANLPKFKQELKGKIYGIEPGNDGNRTIQKMIDDNAFGLKDAGFQIVQSSEAGMLAQVDRAQKRNEAIVFLGWEPHPMNTRFKMQYLTGGDAYFGPDFGKATVLTNTRKGYAQECANVGQLLKNLSFELKDESTMMGYVLDDKMKPEAAAKKWLKDNPGKLDAWLAGVTTVDGKPGLEAAKAKLTQ, from the coding sequence ATGAAAGCTTCACCCAAGCTGTTGCTGGTCGCGTTGCTGTCCGCTCCGCTGCTGGCCCAGGCCGCCGAACCCGAGCAGTGTCAGACGGTGCGTTTCTCGGATGTCGGCTGGACCGACATCACGGTCACCACCGCGACCACCAGCGTCGTGCTCGAAGCCCTGGGCTACAAGACCCACACCACCATGATCTCGGTACCGGTGACCTACAAGTCGCTGGCCACCGGCAAGGACCTGGACGTGTTTCTCGGCAACTGGATGCCGACCATGGAGAACGACATCAAGCAGTACCGCGACGCCGGCACCGTCGAGACCGTGCGCGCCAACCTGGAGAACGCCAAGTACACCCTGGCCGTGCCCCAGGCCCTGTATGACAAGGGCCTGAAGGATTTCGCCAACCTGCCCAAGTTCAAGCAGGAGCTCAAGGGCAAGATCTACGGCATCGAACCCGGCAACGACGGCAACCGCACCATCCAGAAGATGATCGACGACAACGCCTTCGGCCTGAAGGACGCCGGTTTCCAGATCGTGCAGTCCAGCGAGGCCGGCATGCTCGCCCAGGTCGACCGGGCGCAGAAGCGCAACGAGGCGATCGTGTTCCTCGGTTGGGAACCACACCCGATGAACACCCGCTTCAAGATGCAGTACCTGACCGGCGGGGACGCCTACTTCGGTCCCGATTTCGGCAAGGCCACCGTGCTCACCAACACCCGCAAGGGCTATGCGCAGGAATGCGCCAACGTCGGCCAGTTGCTGAAGAACCTGTCGTTCGAGCTCAAGGATGAAAGCACCATGATGGGCTATGTCCTGGACGACAAGATGAAACCCGAGGCGGCGGCCAAGAAATGGCTCAAGGACAACCCCGGCAAGCTGGATGCCTGGCTGGCGGGCGTGACCACCGTGGACGGCAAGCCCGGCCTCGAAGCGGCCAAGGCCAAACTGACGCAATAA
- the hisF gene encoding imidazole glycerol phosphate synthase subunit HisF, which produces MALAKRIIPCLDVDNGRVVKGVKFENIRDAGDPVEIARRYNEQGADEITFLDITASVDGRDTTLHTVERMASQVFIPLTVGGGVRTVQDIRNLLNAGADKVSINTAAVFNPEFVGEAADRFGSQCIVVAIDAKKVSGPGETPRWEIFTHGGRKPTGLDAVEWAKKMEGLGAGEILLTSMDQDGMKNGFDLGVTRAISDALGIPVIASGGVGNLQHLADGILEGHASAVLAASIFHFGEYTVPEAKAYMASRGIVVR; this is translated from the coding sequence ATGGCACTGGCCAAGCGCATCATCCCTTGCCTGGACGTGGACAACGGCCGGGTGGTCAAGGGCGTCAAGTTCGAGAACATCCGCGATGCCGGCGACCCGGTGGAGATTGCCCGGCGCTACAACGAGCAGGGCGCGGACGAGATCACCTTCCTGGACATCACCGCCAGCGTCGATGGCCGTGACACCACCCTGCATACCGTCGAGCGCATGGCCAGCCAGGTGTTCATCCCGCTGACCGTCGGTGGCGGCGTGCGTACCGTGCAGGACATCCGCAACCTGCTCAACGCCGGTGCCGACAAGGTCTCGATCAACACCGCGGCAGTGTTCAACCCTGAGTTCGTGGGTGAGGCGGCGGACCGTTTCGGTTCGCAGTGCATCGTCGTTGCCATCGACGCCAAGAAGGTTTCTGGACCGGGCGAAACGCCGCGCTGGGAGATCTTTACCCATGGCGGGCGCAAGCCGACCGGGCTGGATGCCGTCGAGTGGGCGAAAAAGATGGAAGGCCTGGGCGCCGGCGAGATCCTGCTGACCAGCATGGACCAGGATGGCATGAAGAACGGCTTCGACCTGGGTGTTACCCGGGCGATCAGCGATGCGTTGGGGATTCCGGTGATTGCCTCCGGTGGCGTGGGCAACCTGCAACACCTGGCGGACGGAATTCTGGAAGGCCACGCCAGCGCGGTGCTGGCGGCGAGTATCTTCCACTTTGGCGAGTACACGGTGCCTGAGGCGAAGGCCTATATGGCTTCGCGTGGGATCGTCGTTCGCTGA
- the choV gene encoding choline ABC transporter ATP-binding protein translates to MSIIRFEDVDVIFSSKPREALALLDQGKTREQILKQTGLVVGVEKANLDINKGEICVLMGLSGSGKSSLLRCINGLNTVSRGKLFVEHEGKHIDIAHCTPAELKMMRTKRIAMVFQKFALMPWLTVRENISFGLEMQGRPEKERRKLVDEKLELVGLTQWRNKKPDELSGGMQQRVGLARALAMDADILLMDEPFSALDPLIRQGLQDELLALQSKLSKTIVFVSHDLDEALKLGSRIAIMKDGRIIQYSKPEDIVLNPADEYVRTFVAHTNPLNVLCGRSLMRSLDQCKRVNGSVCLDPGIDSWLDLGEGGSLKRARQGQNGLDMQNWAPGQDVELLERRPTVVHADIGMREALQIRYQTGNKLVLQDNDKVVGILGDTELYHALLGKNHG, encoded by the coding sequence ATGAGCATCATTCGTTTCGAAGACGTCGACGTCATTTTCTCCAGCAAGCCGCGCGAGGCCCTGGCCCTGCTCGACCAGGGCAAGACCCGCGAGCAGATCCTCAAGCAAACCGGGCTGGTGGTCGGTGTCGAGAAGGCCAACCTGGACATCAACAAGGGCGAGATCTGCGTGCTGATGGGCCTGTCCGGCTCTGGTAAATCCAGCTTGCTGCGCTGCATCAACGGCCTCAACACCGTGAGCCGCGGCAAGCTGTTCGTCGAGCATGAAGGCAAGCACATCGACATCGCCCACTGCACCCCGGCGGAGCTGAAAATGATGCGCACCAAGCGCATCGCCATGGTGTTCCAGAAGTTCGCCCTGATGCCCTGGCTGACGGTGCGCGAGAACATCAGTTTTGGCCTGGAGATGCAGGGCCGTCCCGAGAAGGAACGGCGCAAGCTGGTGGATGAAAAGCTCGAGCTGGTGGGCCTGACCCAGTGGCGAAACAAGAAGCCAGATGAACTCTCGGGTGGCATGCAGCAGCGCGTCGGCCTGGCCCGGGCGCTGGCGATGGACGCCGACATCCTGCTGATGGACGAACCGTTCTCGGCCCTTGACCCGCTGATCCGCCAGGGCCTGCAGGACGAACTGCTGGCCCTGCAGAGCAAGCTGAGCAAGACCATCGTCTTCGTCAGCCACGACCTCGACGAGGCCCTGAAGCTGGGCAGCCGTATCGCGATCATGAAGGACGGGCGGATCATCCAGTACAGCAAGCCGGAAGACATCGTGCTCAACCCGGCCGACGAGTACGTGCGTACCTTCGTCGCCCACACCAACCCGCTCAACGTGCTGTGCGGCCGCAGCCTGATGCGCAGCCTGGACCAGTGCAAGCGGGTCAACGGCTCGGTGTGCCTGGACCCGGGAATCGACTCATGGCTGGACCTCGGCGAGGGAGGCTCGCTCAAGCGCGCGCGCCAGGGCCAGAACGGGCTGGATATGCAGAACTGGGCACCGGGGCAGGATGTGGAGCTGCTGGAGCGCAGGCCGACCGTGGTGCACGCCGATATCGGCATGCGCGAGGCGCTGCAGATTCGTTACCAGACCGGCAACAAGCTGGTGCTGCAGGATAACGACAAGGTGGTGGGGATTCTTGGGGATACCGAGCTTTACCATGCCTTGCTTGGCAAGAACCACGGGTGA
- the choW gene encoding choline ABC transporter permease subunit, with protein MMLIDQKIPLGQYIASFVEWLTQNGASYFDAIAAGLEFMIHGVTSALTWFNPFVLIALFAALAHLIQRKWALTVFVALSFLLILNLGYWQETMETLAQVTFATVVCVVIGVPLGIAAAHKPMFYTAMRPVLDLMQTVPTFVYLIPTLTLFGLGVVPGLISTVVFAIAAPIRLTYLGICDVPQELMDAGKAFGCSRRQLLTRIELPHAMPSIAAGVTQCIMLSLSMVVIAALVGADGLGKPVVNALNTADISLGFEAGLAIVLLAIMLDRICKQPELPVRGEA; from the coding sequence ATCATGCTTATCGATCAGAAAATACCCCTGGGGCAGTACATCGCCTCATTCGTCGAATGGTTGACCCAGAACGGCGCCAGTTACTTTGACGCCATCGCCGCAGGCCTGGAATTCATGATCCATGGGGTCACCAGCGCCCTGACCTGGTTCAACCCGTTCGTGCTCATCGCCCTGTTCGCCGCCCTCGCGCACCTGATCCAGCGCAAGTGGGCCCTCACCGTCTTCGTCGCCCTGTCGTTCCTGCTGATCCTCAACCTGGGCTACTGGCAGGAAACCATGGAAACCCTGGCGCAGGTCACCTTCGCCACGGTGGTCTGCGTGGTCATCGGCGTGCCGCTGGGCATCGCCGCCGCGCACAAACCAATGTTCTACACCGCCATGCGCCCGGTACTGGACCTGATGCAGACCGTGCCCACCTTCGTCTACCTGATCCCGACCCTGACCCTGTTCGGCCTGGGCGTGGTGCCAGGACTGATTTCCACCGTGGTGTTCGCCATCGCCGCGCCCATCCGCCTCACTTATCTGGGTATCTGCGACGTGCCGCAGGAACTGATGGACGCCGGCAAGGCCTTCGGTTGCTCGCGCCGCCAGTTGCTGACCCGTATCGAACTGCCCCACGCCATGCCGAGCATCGCCGCCGGCGTGACGCAATGCATCATGCTGTCGCTGTCGATGGTGGTGATTGCCGCCCTGGTCGGCGCCGACGGCCTGGGCAAACCCGTGGTCAACGCACTGAACACCGCCGATATCTCCCTGGGCTTCGAAGCGGGCCTGGCCATCGTGCTGCTGGCAATCATGCTCGACCGTATCTGCAAGCAACCGGAGCTGCCGGTAAGGGGTGAGGCATGA
- the hisB gene encoding imidazoleglycerol-phosphate dehydratase HisB: MVERKASVERNTLETQVKCSINLDGSGKARFEIGVPFLEHMLDQIARHGLIDLDIECKGDLHIDDHHTVEDVGITLGMAFAQAIGDKKGIFRYGHAYVPLDEALSRVVIDFSGRPGLQMHVPYTRATVGGFDVDLFQEFFQGFVNHALVTLHIDNLRGHNTHHQIETVFKAFGRALRMAVTLDERMAGQMPSTKGCL; the protein is encoded by the coding sequence ATGGTCGAACGTAAGGCTTCCGTCGAGCGCAATACCCTGGAAACCCAGGTCAAGTGCTCGATCAACCTCGATGGCAGCGGCAAGGCCCGATTTGAAATCGGCGTGCCTTTCCTTGAACACATGCTCGACCAGATCGCCCGGCATGGGCTGATCGACCTGGACATCGAGTGCAAGGGCGACCTGCATATCGACGATCACCATACCGTCGAGGACGTCGGCATCACCCTCGGCATGGCGTTCGCCCAGGCCATCGGCGACAAGAAAGGCATCTTCCGCTATGGCCATGCCTATGTGCCGCTGGACGAAGCGTTGTCGCGCGTGGTCATCGACTTCTCGGGGCGCCCGGGCCTGCAGATGCATGTGCCCTACACCCGCGCCACCGTCGGCGGCTTCGATGTCGACCTGTTCCAGGAGTTCTTCCAGGGCTTCGTCAACCACGCCCTGGTGACCCTGCACATCGACAACCTGCGTGGCCACAACACCCACCACCAGATCGAGACCGTGTTCAAGGCTTTCGGCCGCGCCCTGCGCATGGCCGTCACCCTCGACGAGCGCATGGCCGGGCAGATGCCGTCCACCAAAGGGTGCCTGTAA
- the hisA gene encoding 1-(5-phosphoribosyl)-5-[(5-phosphoribosylamino)methylideneamino]imidazole-4-carboxamide isomerase, translating to MLIIPAIDLKDGACVRLRQGRMEDSTVFSDDPVSMAAKWVEGGCRRLHLVDLNGAFEGQPVNGEVVTAIAKRYPNLPIQIGGGIRSLETIEHYVKAGVSHVIIGTKAVKQPEFVAEACKAFPGKVIVGLDAKDGFVATDGWAEVSSVQVIDLAKRFEADGVSAIVYTDIAKDGMMQGCNVPFTKALAEATSIPVIASGGIHNLGDIKALLDAKAPGIIGAITGRAIYEGTLDVAEAQAFCDNYQG from the coding sequence ATGCTGATTATCCCCGCTATCGATCTCAAGGACGGTGCCTGCGTACGCCTGCGCCAAGGCCGCATGGAAGACTCCACCGTATTCTCCGACGACCCGGTGAGCATGGCCGCCAAATGGGTCGAGGGTGGCTGCCGTCGCCTGCACCTGGTCGACCTGAACGGCGCCTTTGAAGGCCAACCGGTCAACGGTGAAGTGGTCACTGCCATCGCCAAGCGCTACCCGAACCTGCCGATCCAGATCGGCGGCGGCATCCGCTCGCTGGAAACCATCGAGCACTACGTCAAGGCCGGCGTCAGCCACGTGATCATCGGCACCAAGGCGGTCAAGCAGCCCGAGTTCGTCGCCGAAGCGTGCAAGGCCTTCCCGGGCAAGGTCATCGTCGGTCTTGATGCGAAAGACGGCTTCGTCGCCACCGACGGCTGGGCCGAAGTGAGCTCGGTGCAGGTCATTGACCTGGCCAAGCGTTTCGAGGCCGATGGCGTCTCGGCGATCGTCTACACCGACATCGCCAAGGACGGCATGATGCAGGGCTGCAACGTGCCCTTCACCAAGGCCTTGGCCGAAGCCACCTCGATCCCGGTGATCGCCTCGGGCGGCATCCACAACCTGGGCGACATCAAGGCCCTGCTGGACGCCAAGGCCCCCGGCATCATCGGCGCCATCACCGGCCGCGCCATCTACGAAGGCACCCTCGACGTCGCCGAGGCCCAGGCCTTCTGCGACAACTATCAAGGCTAA
- the hisH gene encoding imidazole glycerol phosphate synthase subunit HisH codes for MQTVAVIDYGMGNLHSVAKALEHVGAGKVLVTSDAAVIREADRVVFPGVGAIRDCMAEIRRLGFDSLVREVSQDRPFLGICVGMQALLDHSEENDGVDCIGLFPGQVRFFGKDLKEDGEHLKVPHMGWNEVSQTIDHPLWHDIPDRARFYFVHSYYINAGKPGQVVGRGHYGVDFAAALADGSRFAVQFHPEKSHTHGLQLLQNFVAWDGRW; via the coding sequence ATGCAGACGGTAGCCGTAATCGACTATGGCATGGGCAACCTGCACTCGGTGGCCAAGGCCCTCGAGCACGTGGGCGCCGGCAAGGTGCTGGTGACCAGCGACGCCGCGGTGATTCGTGAAGCCGACCGCGTGGTGTTCCCCGGCGTCGGCGCGATCCGCGACTGCATGGCCGAGATCCGCCGCCTGGGCTTTGACAGCCTGGTGCGCGAGGTCAGCCAGGACCGTCCGTTCCTCGGTATCTGCGTGGGCATGCAGGCGCTGCTCGACCACAGCGAAGAAAACGATGGCGTCGATTGCATCGGCCTGTTCCCCGGCCAGGTGCGCTTCTTCGGTAAAGACCTCAAGGAAGACGGCGAGCACCTGAAGGTGCCGCACATGGGCTGGAACGAAGTGAGCCAGACCATTGACCACCCGCTGTGGCATGACATCCCTGACCGGGCGCGCTTCTACTTTGTGCACAGCTACTACATCAACGCCGGCAAGCCGGGCCAGGTCGTCGGTCGCGGCCACTATGGCGTCGACTTCGCCGCCGCGCTGGCCGATGGCTCGCGCTTTGCCGTGCAGTTCCACCCGGAGAAGAGCCATACCCATGGCCTGCAGCTGCTGCAGAACTTCGTCGCCTGGGACGGGCGCTGGTAA
- a CDS encoding DUF2164 domain-containing protein: MSRSKTKAPIITLTPEQERDALDTLKRFLEDRFELQLGSFEVAEVLELFSKEIAPHYYNRAIADVQLHLKERFESIESDLWALEKP; the protein is encoded by the coding sequence ATGAGCCGATCGAAGACCAAGGCCCCGATCATCACGCTGACGCCGGAGCAGGAGCGCGACGCGCTCGACACGCTCAAGCGTTTCCTCGAAGACCGCTTCGAGCTGCAGCTGGGGTCGTTCGAGGTGGCCGAGGTCCTCGAGCTGTTCAGCAAGGAAATTGCACCCCATTACTACAACAGGGCGATTGCCGATGTTCAACTGCACCTCAAGGAGCGGTTCGAGAGCATCGAAAGCGACCTGTGGGCGCTCGAGAAGCCCTGA
- the gbdR gene encoding choline metabolism transcriptional regulator GbdR codes for MTSYTSGTPTQNRTAPQSIGFLLLDNFTLISLASAVEPLRMANQLSGRELYRWHTLTVDGGQVWASDGLQITPDAAMHSAPPIDTVIVCGGVGIQRTVTREHVTWLQAQARQSRRLGAVCTGSWALACAGLLDGFDCSVHWECLAAMQEAYPRVNMSTRLFTLDRNRFTSSGGTAPLDMMLHLISRDHGRELSAAISEMFVYERIRNEQDHQRVPLKHMLGTNQPKLQEIVALMEANLEEPIDLDELAVYVAVSRRQLERLFQKYLHCSPSRYYLKLRLIRARQLLKQTPMSIIEVASVCGFVSTPHFSKCYREYFGIPPRDERVGSNTTQQVAMMPIPQAMALSPHSGPMAALSQARNESTFASVRL; via the coding sequence ATGACGTCGTACACCTCCGGGACCCCAACCCAGAACCGCACAGCACCCCAGTCCATCGGCTTTCTCCTGCTGGACAACTTCACCCTCATTTCCCTGGCGTCGGCGGTCGAGCCGCTGCGCATGGCCAACCAGCTGTCCGGTCGCGAGCTCTACCGCTGGCATACTCTGACCGTAGACGGTGGCCAAGTCTGGGCCAGTGATGGCTTGCAGATCACCCCCGATGCCGCCATGCACAGCGCGCCCCCGATCGACACCGTGATCGTCTGCGGCGGTGTGGGCATCCAGCGCACCGTCACCCGCGAGCACGTCACCTGGCTACAGGCCCAGGCCCGCCAGTCGCGCCGCCTGGGCGCGGTGTGCACCGGCAGCTGGGCGCTGGCCTGCGCCGGCCTGCTCGACGGTTTCGACTGCAGCGTGCACTGGGAATGCCTGGCGGCGATGCAGGAAGCCTACCCGCGGGTGAACATGAGCACCCGCCTGTTCACCCTCGACCGCAACCGCTTCACCAGCTCCGGCGGCACCGCGCCGCTGGACATGATGCTGCACCTGATCAGCCGCGATCATGGCCGTGAGCTGTCGGCGGCGATCTCCGAGATGTTCGTCTACGAACGCATCCGCAACGAACAGGACCACCAGCGCGTGCCGCTCAAGCACATGCTCGGCACCAACCAGCCGAAGCTGCAGGAAATCGTCGCGCTGATGGAGGCCAACCTCGAGGAGCCGATCGACCTGGACGAACTGGCGGTGTACGTGGCCGTGTCGCGGCGCCAACTCGAGCGACTGTTCCAGAAGTACCTGCACTGCTCGCCGTCGCGCTACTACCTCAAGCTACGCCTGATCCGTGCCCGGCAATTGCTCAAGCAGACGCCGATGTCGATCATCGAGGTGGCGTCGGTGTGCGGGTTCGTGTCCACGCCGCACTTCTCCAAGTGCTACCGCGAGTACTTCGGCATTCCGCCGCGTGACGAGCGCGTGGGCTCGAACACCACCCAGCAGGTGGCAATGATGCCGATTCCGCAAGCCATGGCCTTGTCACCGCACAGCGGGCCGATGGCGGCGCTGAGCCAGGCGCGTAACGAGTCGACCTTTGCCAGTGTGCGCCTGTAG